The following proteins are co-located in the Streptococcus downei MFe28 genome:
- a CDS encoding LytS/YhcK type 5TM receptor domain-containing protein — MLMILLFQRLGIIMILAFLLVNNSYFRQLIVERSRRETLALIIIFGIFVIISNLTGIEIRGDKSLIEHPILTTISHSDSLANTRTLVITTASLVGGPLVGTIVGIIGGVHRFFQGNFSGLFYIFSSALVGYISGRLGDYFKGVKLYPSTSKIILISLIAESIQMVFVGYFSGWDLVRLIILPMMLLNSLGSTIFLTILKTYLSNESQLKAVQTRDVLDLTQKTLPYLRQGLNRFSATKVCEIINEHTNFDAVGLTDQTNVLAHIGVGQDHHISGQPVKTDLSKAVIQTGQPQIALDRGAISCPEPGCLLNSAVVVPLKINDKTIGALKMYFAGNKKVSEVEKNLALGLAQIFSGQLAIGIAEEQNKLASMAEIKALQAQINPHFFFNAINTISALLRINADKARYALMQLSTFFRTSLQGGQEREITLEQEKSHVDAYMNLEKLRFPDKYQLDYQISVPEKIKLPPFGLQVLVENAVRHAFKDRKKDNRISIEVKEENKGYRVSVSDNGQGISPKIIDKLGQEIVSESSGSGTALVNLNNRLSLLYGSDSQLHFDCDKTGTRVWYLIPKRIGDNDDENSNP; from the coding sequence ATGTTAATGATTTTACTCTTTCAACGATTAGGAATTATCATGATTTTAGCCTTTCTTTTGGTTAATAATAGCTATTTCCGCCAGCTAATTGTCGAGCGCTCTAGGCGCGAGACCTTGGCCCTAATCATCATCTTTGGCATCTTCGTCATTATTTCCAACCTGACTGGTATCGAAATCAGAGGTGACAAAAGTTTAATCGAGCATCCCATTTTAACAACCATCTCCCATTCGGACTCCTTAGCCAATACCAGAACCTTAGTCATTACTACAGCCAGCCTCGTTGGTGGCCCTCTGGTTGGAACCATTGTCGGTATTATTGGTGGTGTTCACCGCTTCTTCCAGGGAAATTTCTCGGGACTCTTTTATATTTTTAGCTCTGCCTTGGTTGGCTATATCAGCGGACGCTTGGGAGATTACTTCAAGGGAGTAAAGCTCTACCCTTCAACGTCAAAGATCATCCTCATCAGTCTCATCGCTGAGTCCATTCAGATGGTCTTTGTGGGGTACTTTTCTGGTTGGGACTTGGTCAGATTGATTATACTTCCCATGATGCTCCTCAATAGTCTGGGGTCAACGATTTTCTTGACCATCCTCAAAACCTACCTCTCCAATGAAAGCCAACTCAAGGCGGTACAAACAAGAGATGTTCTGGATTTGACACAAAAGACCCTTCCCTACCTGCGTCAAGGTCTAAATCGGTTCTCAGCTACCAAGGTTTGTGAGATTATCAATGAGCATACTAATTTTGATGCTGTCGGCCTGACCGACCAGACTAATGTCTTGGCCCATATTGGTGTTGGTCAGGACCACCACATTTCAGGCCAGCCGGTCAAGACCGACCTCTCCAAGGCGGTTATCCAGACTGGTCAGCCCCAAATTGCCCTTGACCGTGGAGCAATTTCTTGTCCAGAGCCTGGTTGCTTGCTCAATTCCGCCGTTGTTGTCCCCTTAAAAATTAACGATAAGACTATCGGCGCACTCAAGATGTATTTTGCTGGCAATAAGAAAGTGAGTGAGGTTGAGAAAAATTTGGCCCTGGGTCTAGCTCAGATTTTCTCTGGCCAGCTAGCCATTGGTATCGCTGAGGAGCAAAATAAATTGGCCAGCATGGCTGAAATCAAGGCTCTACAGGCTCAGATCAACCCCCACTTCTTCTTCAATGCCATCAACACCATTAGCGCCCTCCTGCGTATCAATGCCGATAAGGCTCGCTATGCCCTCATGCAACTCAGCACCTTCTTTAGAACCAGTCTCCAGGGAGGGCAGGAAAGAGAAATTACACTCGAGCAAGAAAAGTCTCATGTTGATGCCTATATGAATCTGGAAAAACTCCGCTTCCCAGACAAATATCAGCTGGATTATCAGATTTCTGTTCCCGAAAAAATCAAACTTCCCCCCTTTGGACTCCAGGTTCTAGTTGAAAATGCCGTCCGCCATGCTTTTAAGGATCGTAAAAAGGACAATCGCATTAGTATTGAAGTCAAAGAAGAAAATAAGGGCTACAGGGTCTCTGTCAGCGACAACGGTCAAGGCATCTCACCAAAGATTATTGATAAATTGGGGCAAGAGATTGTTTCTGAATCTAGTGGCAGTGGGACGGCCCTGGTTAATCTCAATAATCGCCTCAGCCTACTCTATGGCAGTGACAGTCAGCTCCATTTTGATTGCGATAAGACTGGGACAAGGGTCTGGTATTTAATTCCTAAGAGAATAGGAGATAATGATGATGAAAATTCTAATCCTTGA
- a CDS encoding peptide chain release factor 3, which produces MTLQDEIKKRRTFAIISHPDAGKTTITEQLLYFGGEIREAGTVKGKKTGTFAKSDWMDIEKQRGISVTSSVMQFDYAGKRVNILDTPGHEDFSEDTYRTLMAVDAAVMVVDSAKGIEAQTKKLFEVVKHRGIPVFTFINKLDRDGREPLDLLEELEEVLGIASYPMNWPIGMGRAFEGLYDLHNQRLELYKGQERFAELADGDSLFVNNPFYEQAKEDIELLTEAGNEFSQEAILEGQLTPVFFGSALTNFGVQTFLDTFLEFAPEPHGHKTTDGQEIDPLDKDFSGFVFKIQANMDPRHRDRIAFVRIVSGEFQRGMSVNLTRTGKGAKLSNVTQFMAESRENVENAVAGDIIGVYDTGTYQVGDTLTVGKNKFEFEPLPTFTPELFMKVAAKNVMKQKSFHKGIEQLVQEGAIQLYTNYQTGEYMLGAVGQLQFEVFKHRMEGEYNAEVVMTPMGSKTVRWIKPEDLDERMSSSRNILAKDRFDQPVFLFENDFALRWFADKYPDVKLEEKM; this is translated from the coding sequence ATGACCTTACAAGACGAGATTAAAAAACGGCGGACCTTTGCCATTATCTCCCACCCCGATGCTGGGAAAACGACCATCACCGAGCAGTTGCTCTACTTTGGCGGTGAAATTCGCGAGGCTGGAACTGTCAAAGGGAAGAAGACAGGGACCTTTGCCAAGTCTGACTGGATGGATATTGAAAAGCAAAGGGGAATCTCGGTAACTTCCTCGGTCATGCAGTTTGACTATGCTGGTAAACGGGTTAATATCCTAGATACCCCAGGGCATGAGGACTTCTCCGAGGATACCTATCGGACCCTGATGGCTGTTGATGCGGCAGTCATGGTTGTCGATTCGGCTAAGGGGATTGAAGCACAAACCAAGAAGCTCTTTGAAGTTGTCAAGCACCGTGGCATTCCTGTTTTTACCTTTATCAATAAGCTGGACCGAGATGGGCGTGAACCCCTTGACCTTCTAGAAGAATTAGAAGAAGTGCTTGGTATCGCCTCTTATCCCATGAACTGGCCAATTGGGATGGGACGGGCCTTTGAAGGTCTCTATGACCTTCACAACCAGAGGTTGGAGCTCTACAAGGGTCAGGAGCGCTTTGCTGAGCTTGCTGATGGTGATAGTCTCTTTGTCAACAATCCCTTCTATGAGCAAGCCAAGGAGGATATTGAACTCCTGACTGAAGCTGGGAATGAATTCTCGCAGGAAGCTATTTTAGAGGGTCAACTGACCCCCGTCTTTTTCGGCTCTGCCCTGACCAATTTTGGTGTACAAACCTTCCTAGATACCTTCTTGGAGTTTGCCCCAGAACCGCATGGACACAAGACCACAGATGGACAAGAAATTGATCCTCTGGATAAGGATTTTTCAGGCTTTGTCTTTAAAATTCAAGCCAATATGGATCCCCGCCATCGGGACCGGATTGCCTTCGTGCGGATTGTTTCGGGTGAATTTCAGCGAGGTATGTCAGTCAATCTGACCAGAACTGGCAAGGGAGCCAAGCTCTCTAATGTCACCCAGTTTATGGCTGAGTCCCGTGAAAATGTTGAAAATGCGGTCGCTGGCGATATTATTGGGGTTTATGATACGGGTACCTATCAGGTTGGCGATACCCTGACGGTCGGTAAGAATAAGTTTGAATTCGAACCCCTGCCGACCTTTACCCCAGAGCTCTTCATGAAGGTGGCCGCTAAAAATGTCATGAAGCAAAAATCCTTCCACAAGGGAATTGAGCAATTGGTGCAAGAAGGAGCCATTCAGCTCTATACCAACTACCAAACAGGTGAATACATGCTGGGGGCTGTTGGTCAGCTGCAATTTGAGGTCTTTAAACATCGGATGGAAGGCGAGTACAATGCAGAAGTGGTCATGACGCCTATGGGCTCCAAGACGGTTCGCTGGATTAAGCCAGAGGACTTGGATGAACGGATGTCATCCAGTCGCAATATCCTAGCCAAGGACCGCTTTGACCAACCCGTCTTTCTCTTTGAAAACGACTTTGCCCTCCGCTGGTTTGCCGACAAGTATCCAGATGTGAAATTGGAAGAGAAGATGTAA